The following proteins are co-located in the Methanobrevibacter sp. genome:
- a CDS encoding M42 family metallopeptidase, protein MSFEKEIKLVEELCMTPGISGFEENIAEIIKRELKDVADEMETDPMGNLIVTKKGSSKKGPKVMLASHMDEIGLMVKYIDDNGYLRFSTIGGINDQMLMNQTVTVHSKNGDFTGVIGSKPPHVTKAEEKKKVVPADEMFIDIGAKDKEQAEEMVTIGDPITFKCWFEAFPNNLVMCKALDNRLGCYVMMEVLKRVNSKATVYGVGTTQEEVGLKGAKVTSYRLNPDLAFALDVTLSGDHPGIKPEEAPVVIGKGPAVILIDASGRGIITPKYVRDLLKNTGDKEGIPYQLEVSDGGTTDGSAIHLTKEGIPTGVLSVPTRYIHTTVSVASMEDVENTIKLIVAAIDSLE, encoded by the coding sequence ATGTCTTTTGAAAAGGAAATCAAATTAGTGGAAGAACTCTGTATGACTCCAGGTATCTCTGGATTCGAAGAAAACATTGCAGAAATCATTAAAAGAGAATTAAAAGATGTAGCTGATGAAATGGAAACTGACCCTATGGGCAATCTAATAGTTACCAAAAAAGGTTCTTCCAAAAAGGGACCTAAAGTAATGCTTGCATCCCACATGGATGAAATAGGATTGATGGTAAAGTATATTGATGATAATGGATATCTCAGATTCTCCACAATTGGTGGAATTAACGACCAGATGCTAATGAATCAGACAGTAACAGTTCACTCTAAAAATGGAGACTTCACTGGTGTTATCGGTTCCAAGCCACCTCATGTCACTAAAGCGGAGGAGAAAAAGAAAGTTGTTCCTGCTGATGAAATGTTTATAGATATTGGAGCAAAGGACAAGGAACAGGCTGAAGAAATGGTTACAATTGGAGATCCGATTACTTTCAAATGCTGGTTTGAAGCATTTCCAAACAACTTGGTAATGTGTAAGGCATTGGATAACCGTCTTGGATGTTATGTGATGATGGAAGTATTGAAAAGGGTCAATTCCAAAGCCACCGTCTATGGTGTTGGAACAACCCAAGAGGAAGTTGGATTGAAAGGAGCTAAAGTTACCTCATATAGATTGAATCCTGATTTGGCATTTGCCCTTGATGTGACATTATCCGGTGACCACCCTGGAATCAAGCCTGAAGAGGCTCCTGTTGTCATTGGAAAAGGACCTGCAGTCATCCTGATTGATGCAAGCGGAAGAGGAATCATCACCCCTAAATATGTAAGGGACTTGCTTAAGAATACTGGAGATAAGGAAGGAATCCCATATCAACTTGAAGTGAGTGATGGTGGTACCACTGACGGTTCAGCTATTCACCTTACAAAAGAAGGAATTCCAACTGGTGTATTGTCCGTTCCAACAAGATACATTCACACTACTGTCAGTGTAGCAAGCATGGAA